In one window of Ruminococcus albus AD2013 DNA:
- a CDS encoding secondary thiamine-phosphate synthase enzyme YjbQ: MLKKYNIKTDKEGLYNITSYVRQTLNESGVESGIAVIFCPHTTAAITINENADPDVQTDLLFALDKTYPDRPQFRHMEGNSAAHLKSSCVGASETVIIEDGTLLLGTWQGIYFAEFDGPRTRSFYVKIVKG, encoded by the coding sequence ATGCTTAAAAAGTATAATATAAAAACCGATAAAGAGGGACTTTACAATATTACCAGCTATGTAAGGCAGACACTGAACGAATCGGGAGTTGAAAGCGGTATCGCTGTGATTTTCTGTCCCCATACAACTGCGGCTATCACCATAAACGAGAATGCCGATCCCGATGTGCAGACCGATCTGCTTTTCGCTCTGGATAAGACATATCCCGACAGACCTCAGTTCAGGCACATGGAAGGAAATTCAGCGGCACACCTCAAATCAAGCTGTGTAGGCGCTTCTGAAACTGTCATCATCGAAGATGGCACTCTTTTGCTGGGTACGTGGCAGGGTATTTACTTTGCTGAATTTGACGGACCCAGAACAAGAAGCTTTTATGTAAAGATCGTCAAGGGATAA
- a CDS encoding YceD family protein, which yields MKIHLKELFDIVGEVKEFDYEISPEQVGEYSSYDFTAPIAVRGMVENRAGVVTLSFSVVFTLSQVCDRCLKEFEREYSYDLSHILVRQLHSGRDDYDEYVVCEDNVLELDELVISDLLLHLPTKILCKEDCKGLCFKCGKDLNDGDCDCPKDPF from the coding sequence ATGAAAATACATCTGAAAGAGCTTTTCGATATCGTAGGTGAGGTCAAAGAGTTTGACTATGAGATCTCTCCCGAACAAGTCGGAGAGTATTCGTCTTATGATTTTACAGCACCGATAGCAGTCAGGGGCATGGTAGAGAACCGCGCTGGCGTTGTAACACTTAGTTTCAGCGTAGTATTTACTTTGTCACAGGTCTGCGACAGATGTCTTAAAGAGTTTGAGCGTGAGTACAGCTACGATCTCAGCCATATACTTGTCAGACAGCTCCACAGCGGACGCGATGATTATGATGAGTATGTTGTCTGTGAGGATAATGTTCTTGAGCTCGATGAACTGGTCATTTCCGACCTGCTGCTGCATCTGCCCACCAAGATCCTTTGTAAAGAGGATTGCAAGGGGTTATGCTTCAAATGCGGCAAGGATCTGAATGATGGCGATTGTGATTGCCCGAAAGATCCGTTTTGA
- the rpmF gene encoding 50S ribosomal protein L32, whose amino-acid sequence MAVPKRKVSKARRDKRRSAVWKLEAPALSRCSNCGELTSPHRVCKNCGYYKGVEVIKKDA is encoded by the coding sequence ATGGCAGTACCAAAGAGAAAAGTATCCAAGGCTAGACGTGACAAGAGACGTTCAGCTGTTTGGAAGCTTGAAGCGCCTGCACTGAGCAGATGCTCCAACTGTGGCGAGCTGACTTCGCCTCACAGAGTGTGCAAGAACTGCGGTTATTACAAGGGCGTTGAGGTCATCAAGAAGGACGCATAA
- the frr gene encoding ribosome recycling factor: protein MQEIKNKAKEKMEKSVNVMLSDFAAIRAGRANPAVLDKVKVDYYGSPTPVNQMAAVSVAEARILVITPWDKSTLKSIEKAIQASDIGINPQNDGQTIRLIFPQLTEDRRKEIVKDVKKGGEDTKVAVRSIRRDAIEKIKAKKKNNEITEDEQKDGEEAIQKITDKFIKEIDGHVAEKEKEILSI, encoded by the coding sequence ATGCAGGAAATTAAAAATAAAGCTAAGGAAAAAATGGAGAAGTCGGTAAACGTTATGCTTTCCGATTTTGCCGCTATAAGAGCGGGCAGAGCTAACCCCGCAGTACTCGATAAGGTAAAGGTCGACTACTATGGTTCTCCCACACCTGTTAACCAGATGGCTGCTGTATCTGTTGCCGAGGCAAGAATACTGGTCATCACTCCCTGGGACAAGAGCACTCTGAAGTCTATTGAGAAGGCTATTCAGGCTTCCGATATCGGTATCAATCCCCAGAATGACGGTCAGACTATCAGACTGATATTCCCTCAGCTGACAGAAGACAGACGTAAGGAGATCGTTAAGGATGTCAAGAAGGGCGGCGAGGATACCAAGGTAGCTGTACGTTCCATCAGACGTGACGCTATCGAAAAGATCAAGGCTAAGAAGAAGAACAACGAGATCACCGAGGATGAGCAGAAGGACGGCGAGGAAGCTATCCAGAAGATCACCGATAAGTTCATCAAGGAGATCGATGGTCACGTAGCCGAGAAGGAAAAAGAGATCCTCTCTATTTAA
- the plsY gene encoding glycerol-3-phosphate 1-O-acyltransferase PlsY, whose product MNILAILFTVIFSYLFGSLNSAIIVCRLWKKQDIRDYGSKNAGLTNVLRVYGKGPALATLLCDLAKGVIAVVVCRLLVHKVMGVEFFGDPHFIGYLAGLFVMLGHCFPVFYGFHGGKGVLLAATTLLAIDPLTCLCALVVFAVLLAITKYVSVGSIFASIAYPTFTFILQNFVYKDNYAVIPNTIMGVLICILIISLHHANIKRLMNGTENKFGQKKKEA is encoded by the coding sequence ATGAATATTTTGGCTATATTATTTACAGTAATATTCTCATATCTTTTTGGCAGCCTTAACTCGGCTATCATAGTTTGCAGGCTCTGGAAAAAACAGGATATCCGCGATTACGGCAGCAAAAACGCTGGCCTGACCAATGTTCTGCGTGTTTACGGCAAGGGCCCCGCTCTTGCGACGCTGCTTTGTGACCTTGCAAAGGGCGTTATTGCAGTAGTCGTATGCCGTCTGCTTGTACACAAGGTCATGGGTGTTGAATTCTTCGGTGATCCACATTTCATCGGATATCTTGCAGGTCTGTTTGTAATGCTGGGACATTGTTTCCCTGTATTCTACGGATTTCATGGCGGAAAGGGCGTTCTTCTGGCAGCAACAACACTTCTCGCCATTGATCCTCTTACTTGTCTGTGTGCACTTGTAGTATTTGCGGTACTGCTGGCAATAACCAAGTATGTGTCCGTAGGTTCGATATTTGCGTCAATTGCTTATCCGACTTTCACCTTTATTCTGCAGAATTTTGTCTACAAGGATAACTACGCAGTTATCCCGAATACGATCATGGGAGTTCTGATCTGCATACTGATAATCTCACTGCATCACGCAAATATCAAGAGACTTATGAACGGCACCGAGAACAAGTTCGGTCAGAAGAAAAAAGAAGCTTAA
- a CDS encoding M50 family metallopeptidase, with the protein MSIIIAVIIFSLIITIHEFGHFIAAKSNGVKVNEFAIGMGPAIFKKKKGETLYAIRIFPIGGYCAMEGENTDSADGRAFCQKAVWRRMIIVVAGVCMNMILGLILLMVQTGMSDAIVTTTVSKFEEKAVSQQTGLKVDDKIIAINGMRIFTSTDMSYKFSTDEDGIYDMVVVRNGERVSLKDVKLATSVNEEGQMRIHYDFWVKPQKVTAGSVVTQAFKQTATDARLIYISIADMIRGKYSLKDMSGPVGIVDSIGDVIDSERDEETGKIDWKSLIDSILYISSFITINVGVFNLLPLPALDGGRFIFLILEAIRRKPVPPEKEGLVHTVGLAAMLLLMVVITVSDITKLV; encoded by the coding sequence ATGAGCATAATCATTGCAGTAATAATTTTCAGTCTTATTATAACTATCCATGAATTCGGACACTTCATCGCCGCAAAATCAAACGGCGTAAAAGTAAACGAATTCGCTATCGGCATGGGACCCGCCATATTCAAAAAGAAGAAAGGTGAGACCCTTTACGCCATTAGGATATTCCCAATAGGTGGATACTGTGCCATGGAGGGCGAAAACACCGACAGCGCCGACGGCAGAGCATTCTGCCAGAAAGCTGTATGGAGACGTATGATAATCGTAGTTGCGGGTGTATGCATGAACATGATACTTGGTCTGATACTTCTGATGGTACAGACGGGTATGAGCGACGCCATCGTTACAACGACGGTTTCAAAGTTTGAAGAAAAGGCAGTCAGCCAACAGACAGGACTTAAAGTTGATGACAAGATAATCGCCATTAACGGCATGAGGATATTCACTTCGACTGATATGTCCTACAAATTCAGCACCGACGAGGACGGTATTTACGATATGGTCGTCGTGAGAAACGGTGAGCGTGTCAGCCTGAAAGATGTCAAGCTTGCTACATCTGTTAACGAAGAAGGACAGATGAGAATCCACTATGATTTCTGGGTAAAGCCCCAAAAAGTTACTGCAGGTTCTGTGGTTACTCAGGCTTTCAAACAGACAGCAACCGATGCAAGGCTGATCTATATATCTATTGCTGATATGATAAGAGGAAAGTACTCGCTGAAAGATATGAGCGGTCCTGTTGGTATCGTTGATTCTATCGGCGATGTAATAGACAGCGAGCGCGATGAGGAAACAGGAAAGATCGATTGGAAAAGTCTGATAGATTCCATTCTCTATATATCCTCGTTCATCACCATAAATGTGGGTGTGTTCAATCTTTTGCCTCTGCCTGCACTTGATGGCGGAAGATTCATTTTCCTGATACTGGAAGCAATCCGCAGAAAGCCTGTCCCTCCCGAAAAGGAAGGTCTGGTGCATACCGTTGGTCTTGCGGCAATGCTTCTGCTGATGGTGGTCATAACGGTCAGTGATATAACAAAACTGGTTTGA
- a CDS encoding NAD(P)H-dependent glycerol-3-phosphate dehydrogenase — protein sequence MANITILGSGGFGLSLAIMCDNAGHDVTVWSKFQDEIDTINRTGELKSKLPGVLINKSIKLTTDISAAKGKDMVIIGIPSNFVRSVCEEAAPYIDKETIIVNTAKGLEADSLKTMTQVEKECFPENTIAVLTGPSHAEEVARGIPTTVCTACENREAAYFIQQTLSNNTFRVYVNDDVMGCEIGGSLKNVIALAAGVCDGLGMGDNTKAALMTRGIREIERLGIALGAKRDTFAGLSGIGDLIVTCCSMHSRNRRAGILIGQGVDPTEAVRQVGTVEGYTCTKNAYALAKKMGIEMPITEELAKVLFEGSPVGESIKKLMGRPSKNETESQFLN from the coding sequence ATGGCAAATATCACAATACTAGGTTCGGGAGGATTCGGACTTTCTCTTGCAATAATGTGCGACAACGCAGGTCATGACGTAACTGTATGGAGCAAATTTCAGGACGAGATAGACACTATAAACAGGACGGGAGAACTTAAAAGCAAACTGCCCGGAGTTCTGATAAACAAGTCAATTAAGCTTACCACGGATATTTCTGCGGCAAAGGGGAAGGATATGGTCATTATCGGTATACCTTCAAACTTTGTCAGAAGCGTCTGCGAAGAAGCCGCACCTTATATCGACAAAGAGACGATCATCGTAAACACCGCGAAAGGGCTTGAAGCTGACAGTCTTAAAACCATGACCCAGGTTGAAAAGGAATGCTTCCCCGAGAATACCATTGCAGTGCTTACAGGTCCTTCTCATGCGGAAGAAGTTGCAAGAGGCATACCAACGACTGTCTGCACAGCCTGCGAGAACAGAGAGGCTGCGTATTTTATTCAGCAGACCCTTTCAAACAATACTTTCCGTGTTTACGTCAACGATGATGTTATGGGCTGTGAGATAGGCGGGTCGCTGAAAAATGTCATAGCGCTGGCTGCTGGCGTGTGTGATGGTCTGGGAATGGGTGATAATACCAAAGCAGCCCTCATGACACGCGGTATCCGTGAGATCGAAAGGCTCGGTATAGCTTTGGGTGCAAAGCGAGATACCTTTGCGGGACTCAGCGGTATCGGTGATCTTATCGTTACTTGCTGTTCCATGCACAGCCGCAACAGACGTGCAGGCATACTTATCGGTCAAGGCGTTGACCCCACCGAAGCTGTAAGGCAGGTAGGCACAGTTGAGGGTTACACCTGCACCAAGAACGCTTACGCTCTTGCCAAGAAAATGGGTATCGAAATGCCCATCACCGAAGAACTTGCGAAGGTACTCTTTGAAGGTTCACCTGTAGGAGAAAGCATAAAGAAACTCATGGGCAGACCTTCCAAAAACGAGACCGAGAGCCAGTTCCTTAACTGA
- a CDS encoding phosphatidate cytidylyltransferase, with protein sequence MSTRIISAAVALVAAIVLVAFHSTILINLAVGALSVMAVYEVFKAVGFDKYKHQHIACMAFAGVDALVPFFLYRLNTLYFFSYKLYLGIFVLTMCILYLRDHKTLKYTEFFGMLGSTVLISYAFGTLIKLAQDDSIAFSVATEARGKAQVYLIVISLAAAWLADSGAYFVGTFFNRTGREVHHPWPEISPNKTLEGLVGGVVTNGLILVITSLIFDLVNPAFKIRYYWLVFLAGMIAALIGLVGDLTASMIKRQTGIKDYGKIMPGHGGVMDRFDSALLVVPFIYYLASQGLLIVGTNI encoded by the coding sequence ATGTCCACACGAATAATCTCCGCTGCGGTGGCGCTGGTTGCAGCCATCGTCCTCGTAGCATTCCATTCAACTATATTGATAAACCTTGCAGTCGGTGCACTGTCAGTAATGGCTGTTTATGAAGTGTTCAAGGCGGTCGGCTTCGATAAATACAAGCACCAGCATATCGCTTGTATGGCTTTTGCAGGTGTTGATGCGTTAGTACCGTTTTTCCTTTATAGGCTGAATACCTTGTATTTTTTCAGTTATAAGCTATATCTTGGTATTTTTGTTCTGACAATGTGCATACTGTATCTTAGGGATCATAAGACCCTCAAGTATACCGAGTTCTTCGGAATGCTTGGTTCTACAGTACTGATAAGCTATGCTTTTGGTACATTGATAAAGCTGGCTCAAGACGATTCTATTGCTTTCAGTGTTGCGACTGAAGCAAGGGGAAAAGCACAGGTCTACCTGATAGTTATATCACTTGCGGCGGCTTGGCTGGCAGACAGCGGCGCGTATTTCGTCGGAACTTTCTTCAACAGAACAGGCAGAGAAGTACATCACCCGTGGCCAGAGATCAGCCCTAACAAGACGCTTGAAGGTCTTGTAGGCGGTGTCGTTACCAACGGACTGATACTCGTTATCACAAGCCTGATCTTCGATCTGGTAAACCCTGCTTTTAAGATACGCTATTACTGGCTGGTTTTCCTGGCGGGAATGATAGCAGCACTTATCGGTCTGGTTGGCGACCTTACAGCATCTATGATCAAGCGTCAGACAGGCATAAAGGACTACGGAAAGATAATGCCCGGACACGGCGGTGTTATGGACAGGTTCGACAGCGCTCTGCTGGTAGTACCTTTCATATACTACCTTGCATCACAGGGACTGCTTATCGTAGGTACAAATATATAA
- a CDS encoding isoprenyl transferase produces the protein MARKISCLGDNIIPPAHVGVIMDGNGRWAKKRGLPRKFGHREGAKNFRSITKHAKAVGIDYITFYAFSTENWKRPKDEVDAIMDLFEKYLDEVEDFIEENIRIRFIGDRSQLKPSLQAKMRHTEETSKDFDAMTLVLAINYGGRDEICHSVKTLAEQVKRGELDPQDITEDMIERNLYTEEIPPLDLVIRPSGEQRLSNFMIWQAAYAEFYYTNILWPDFKNADFDRAILDFCERNRRFGGI, from the coding sequence ATGGCTAGGAAAATAAGCTGTTTAGGTGATAATATAATACCTCCCGCACACGTTGGCGTTATAATGGACGGTAACGGCAGATGGGCTAAAAAACGCGGCCTGCCAAGAAAGTTCGGACACCGTGAAGGTGCAAAGAATTTCCGTTCAATAACCAAGCACGCCAAGGCGGTAGGTATAGATTATATCACGTTCTATGCGTTCTCTACGGAGAACTGGAAGCGTCCCAAAGATGAAGTGGACGCTATAATGGATCTTTTTGAAAAATACCTTGATGAGGTCGAGGACTTCATCGAGGAGAATATCCGTATAAGGTTTATTGGTGATAGGTCGCAGCTGAAGCCCTCGCTTCAGGCTAAAATGCGTCATACCGAGGAGACCTCCAAGGATTTTGATGCTATGACACTGGTGCTTGCCATAAACTACGGCGGCAGGGACGAGATATGCCACAGTGTTAAAACTCTTGCCGAGCAGGTAAAGCGCGGTGAGCTGGATCCTCAGGATATCACCGAGGATATGATAGAACGTAACCTTTATACAGAAGAGATCCCTCCGCTTGATCTTGTTATAAGACCCAGCGGTGAGCAAAGGCTGTCCAACTTTATGATATGGCAGGCGGCTTATGCTGAATTCTACTATACAAATATCCTCTGGCCTGATTTCAAAAATGCTGATTTCGACAGAGCGATACTTGATTTTTGCGAAAGAAACAGAAGATTCGGAGGAATTTAA
- a CDS encoding 1-deoxy-D-xylulose-5-phosphate reductoisomerase, whose product MKTISILGSTGSIGTQALEVCEEHNIKVKALAAHSNAKLLAEQVVKFGAEYACIFDQNKLDELKSCLEGGNVTLLTGMEGLKTIASLDGVDIMLNSVVGMVGLVPTLTAIEHGTDIALANKETLVAGGKLVINAAKEKGVNIYPVDSEHSAIFQATQGNSMNRVKGIILTASGGPFFGKTIDDLRDVTVEQALNHPNWSMGSKITIDSATLMNKGLEFIEAMWLFDLRPEQIEIVVHRESVIHSAVEFEDNSVIAQLGVPDMKIPIQYALLYPNRVHCDVKHLSLTDYGKLTFSKPDYETFKCLTACIKAVTDGGILPAAVNGANEQAVAAFLSGKISFLGIGELVEEVLNNTQNKEIHNVDDILEADRAARKYVAKRILERRF is encoded by the coding sequence ATGAAAACTATCAGTATTTTAGGTTCTACAGGATCTATAGGCACACAGGCATTGGAAGTTTGTGAGGAGCATAACATAAAGGTAAAAGCTCTGGCGGCACATTCAAATGCAAAGCTGCTGGCAGAACAGGTCGTTAAATTCGGTGCGGAGTATGCTTGTATTTTTGATCAAAACAAGCTTGATGAACTGAAAAGCTGTCTGGAAGGCGGAAATGTTACTCTGCTGACGGGCATGGAAGGTCTGAAAACTATCGCATCACTTGATGGCGTTGATATCATGCTTAATTCCGTGGTAGGTATGGTAGGGCTTGTACCTACTCTTACAGCTATTGAACATGGCACCGATATCGCTCTGGCGAACAAGGAGACTCTTGTTGCGGGCGGTAAGCTTGTAATAAACGCCGCTAAGGAAAAAGGCGTTAATATATATCCTGTGGACAGCGAACATTCTGCTATATTTCAGGCAACTCAAGGCAATAGCATGAACCGTGTCAAGGGGATAATACTTACAGCTTCAGGAGGACCTTTCTTCGGAAAGACCATCGATGATCTTCGTGATGTTACAGTTGAACAGGCGCTAAATCATCCTAATTGGTCTATGGGCAGTAAGATAACCATAGACTCAGCTACCCTTATGAACAAAGGTCTTGAATTTATCGAGGCTATGTGGTTGTTTGATCTTCGACCCGAGCAGATAGAGATTGTGGTACACCGCGAGAGCGTTATCCATTCAGCGGTGGAGTTTGAGGATAATTCCGTTATCGCACAGCTGGGTGTCCCCGATATGAAGATACCGATACAGTACGCTCTGCTTTACCCGAACAGGGTACACTGTGATGTAAAGCATCTTTCCTTGACTGATTACGGCAAGCTGACATTTTCAAAGCCCGACTACGAAACTTTCAAATGCCTTACTGCCTGCATAAAAGCGGTAACTGATGGCGGGATACTTCCTGCCGCTGTCAACGGTGCAAACGAACAGGCTGTTGCGGCTTTTCTGTCCGGAAAGATAAGCTTCCTCGGCATAGGCGAACTTGTTGAAGAAGTACTTAATAACACGCAGAATAAAGAGATACACAATGTCGATGATATCCTTGAAGCCGACAGGGCAGCAAGGAAATACGTGGCAAAAAGAATATTAGAAAGGCGATTTTAA
- a CDS encoding ADP-ribosylglycohydrolase family protein has protein sequence MKDVNKLKGGIYGLLVGDALGVPYEFHSAEDIPPATKIDMQPPAGFARAHIGVEPATWSDDGAQALCLLDSLVEVGHFDLKNFSDKVLAWYDEGLWAVDGIVFDVGVQTSMALDAYRNGLSPEKCGLIRPDGKGNGALMRVLPLALWHEGTDEQLVKDAHIQCLITHGNITNLVCCGLYVLIARFLLDGHSFDDALSYAVAELRRIYSSMPEYLEEFEFRLCPDEPDIWHGNGGGYVVDSLRSAVMIMKRASSYEDAVKQAVALGDDTDTTACITGGLAGIVFGYNSIPIKWRDELRGREQVDELLSKWLK, from the coding sequence ATGAAAGATGTTAACAAACTGAAAGGCGGTATCTACGGTCTGCTTGTGGGCGATGCTCTGGGCGTTCCTTATGAATTTCATTCCGCTGAGGATATACCGCCAGCCACAAAGATAGATATGCAGCCTCCCGCAGGATTTGCAAGAGCACATATTGGTGTTGAACCTGCCACATGGTCTGATGACGGAGCTCAGGCGCTTTGTCTGCTTGACAGCCTTGTTGAGGTTGGTCATTTCGATCTGAAAAACTTTTCTGATAAAGTTCTTGCATGGTATGATGAGGGTCTGTGGGCAGTTGATGGAATTGTGTTCGATGTTGGCGTACAGACGAGTATGGCACTTGATGCATACAGGAACGGACTTTCACCCGAAAAATGTGGTCTTATAAGACCTGATGGCAAGGGTAACGGCGCTCTTATGAGAGTTCTCCCGCTTGCGCTTTGGCATGAGGGTACTGATGAACAGCTTGTTAAGGACGCTCATATTCAGTGTCTTATAACTCATGGCAATATCACAAACCTTGTTTGCTGTGGTTTGTATGTTCTTATAGCAAGGTTTTTGCTTGATGGTCATTCTTTCGATGATGCGCTGTCTTATGCGGTGGCTGAACTCAGGCGTATATATTCGTCTATGCCCGAGTATCTTGAAGAGTTTGAATTCAGGCTTTGTCCCGATGAACCTGATATATGGCACGGTAACGGCGGCGGGTACGTTGTTGATTCGCTGAGAAGCGCAGTTATGATAATGAAAAGAGCATCAAGCTATGAGGATGCCGTAAAACAGGCTGTAGCATTAGGTGATGATACCGATACAACTGCCTGCATCACAGGCGGTCTTGCGGGGATAGTATTCGGCTATAACAGTATTCCGATAAAATGGCGTGATGAGCTTCGCGGCAGAGAACAGGTGGACGAACTCCTGTCTAAATGGTTAAAATAA
- the pyrH gene encoding UMP kinase — protein sequence MGAKYKRILLKLSGEALAGDKKMGLDYDIINSFGKSIKKVVDAGVEVGIVVGGGNFWRGRSSGAMDRTRADHIGMLATAMNALAVADGLENCGMEVRVQTAISMPQVAEPYIRNKAMRHFEKGRVCIFGCGTGNPFFSTDTAAALRAAEIEADIFLKATMVDGVYDKDPHKYDDAVKYDTLTFSEVLEKGLQVMDSTAAALCKDNNIPVLVFDLARPDNIFDACMGENVGTLVSAE from the coding sequence ATGGGAGCTAAATATAAGCGTATCCTCCTCAAGCTGAGCGGCGAGGCTCTTGCGGGAGATAAGAAGATGGGTCTTGATTACGATATAATCAATTCCTTTGGCAAGAGCATAAAGAAAGTCGTTGATGCAGGCGTTGAGGTCGGCATAGTTGTGGGCGGAGGAAATTTCTGGAGAGGACGTTCCAGTGGTGCTATGGACAGAACAAGAGCAGACCATATCGGTATGCTTGCCACTGCTATGAATGCCCTTGCAGTTGCTGACGGTCTTGAGAACTGCGGCATGGAAGTCAGAGTTCAGACCGCTATTTCTATGCCTCAGGTAGCTGAGCCTTATATCAGGAACAAGGCTATGCGTCACTTTGAAAAGGGCAGAGTTTGTATATTCGGCTGTGGAACAGGTAACCCCTTCTTCTCGACCGATACCGCTGCTGCACTGAGAGCTGCCGAGATAGAAGCTGATATATTCTTAAAGGCTACCATGGTAGACGGCGTTTACGATAAGGATCCCCATAAGTATGATGATGCTGTCAAGTATGATACACTGACATTCAGCGAAGTGCTTGAAAAGGGACTTCAGGTAATGGATTCCACCGCAGCTGCACTTTGCAAGGATAATAACATTCCCGTACTGGTCTTCGATCTCGCAAGACCCGATAATATCTTTGATGCCTGCATGGGCGAAAATGTAGGCACACTGGTATCAGCTGAATAA
- the der gene encoding ribosome biogenesis GTPase Der — translation MVLPVVAVVGRPNVGKSTLFNKLIGQRLSIVEDTPGVTRDRIYGKCEWLGREFMLVDTGGIEPESNDIILSQMRRQSELAITSANVIILVTDIKSGVTSTDMEVAQMLLKSGKPVVLCVNKVDNVGEPPMELYEFYNLGLGEPFPVSSVHGHGTGDMLDEVLKYLPDVTEEEDDEETVKVAVIGKPNVGKSSMINRICGEERVIVSDIAGTTRDATDTDIENEFGKFVFIDTAGIRRKSKVLESVEKYSVLRAYMAVDRADVAVIVIDATVGFTEQDSKVAGYAHEKGKACVVAVNKWDALEKDGKTMNEFRKKLEGDFSFMSYVPFVFVSAKTGLRIDKLFEMIRYVKEKNSIRIATGKLNEVLAYATQRVQPPSDKGRRLKIYYMTQVSTNPPSFVFFVNRAELFHFSYQRYIENQIRETFSLDGTPIVFKIRERDRDDVK, via the coding sequence ATGGTTCTGCCTGTAGTAGCGGTGGTCGGAAGACCAAATGTGGGCAAATCCACGCTTTTCAATAAACTTATAGGTCAGCGGCTTTCTATAGTCGAGGACACACCTGGTGTTACCAGAGACCGTATCTACGGTAAATGTGAATGGCTGGGAAGAGAATTCATGCTTGTTGATACCGGCGGTATCGAGCCTGAATCCAATGATATAATTCTTTCTCAGATGAGAAGACAATCCGAGCTTGCAATAACTTCGGCTAATGTTATCATACTTGTTACCGATATCAAGAGCGGTGTGACTTCTACTGATATGGAAGTCGCACAGATGCTTCTGAAATCAGGAAAACCTGTTGTGCTTTGCGTAAACAAGGTGGATAATGTGGGTGAGCCTCCTATGGAGCTTTATGAGTTCTATAATCTAGGTCTTGGCGAGCCTTTCCCTGTATCATCGGTGCATGGTCATGGTACTGGTGATATGCTTGACGAAGTTCTCAAATATCTGCCTGATGTTACTGAAGAGGAAGACGATGAGGAGACTGTCAAGGTCGCTGTCATCGGCAAGCCGAATGTGGGCAAATCCTCGATGATAAACCGTATCTGCGGCGAGGAAAGAGTTATCGTTTCAGATATCGCAGGTACCACCCGCGATGCCACCGATACCGATATCGAAAATGAGTTCGGTAAGTTCGTCTTTATCGACACTGCGGGCATCAGACGTAAATCCAAGGTGCTTGAGTCTGTAGAGAAATATTCCGTGCTCAGGGCTTATATGGCTGTTGATAGAGCCGATGTGGCTGTTATCGTCATCGATGCTACTGTCGGATTTACCGAGCAGGACAGCAAGGTTGCAGGCTATGCTCATGAAAAAGGCAAGGCTTGCGTTGTTGCGGTAAATAAGTGGGACGCTCTTGAAAAAGACGGCAAGACAATGAATGAGTTTCGTAAGAAGCTGGAGGGAGATTTCAGCTTCATGAGTTATGTGCCTTTCGTTTTTGTTTCGGCAAAGACAGGTCTGCGTATAGACAAGCTGTTTGAGATGATACGCTATGTCAAGGAAAAGAACTCCATACGTATTGCAACAGGTAAGCTAAACGAAGTTCTGGCATATGCTACTCAGCGTGTTCAGCCACCCTCTGATAAGGGCAGAAGACTCAAGATATACTACATGACACAGGTATCCACCAACCCGCCCTCTTTTGTATTCTTTGTTAACAGGGCAGAGCTTTTCCACTTCTCCTATCAGCGTTACATTGAAAACCAGATACGCGAGACTTTCTCGCTGGACGGCACGCCCATTGTTTTCAAGATAAGAGAGCGCGACAGGGACGATGTTAAATGA